Proteins from a single region of Xiphophorus maculatus strain JP 163 A chromosome 22, X_maculatus-5.0-male, whole genome shotgun sequence:
- the LOC102237123 gene encoding ankyrin-3-like isoform X27, with translation MWPPLLPERAQNHQRPSTNCHMQFEYHTANPQEETTDRSPPRTQPSGYPDKPVFSTRSYQAWSPVPVTGPGQAKSGFGSLSSSSSNTPSASPLKSVWSINSASPIKTNIPGSPASSVKSVSDTASPIRSYISISSPIKTVIHQSQYPVQVTPSPLASPGKSASDPLSMKGLAALTSRTPITSTGGGSPYLERTSMGLTPPTSPKSSLSMFSSSLPYKTILGSSTGTTPSSSPIKTVPGLTSMRSLAMDSTAPVRNLFSSLSSPLKSSNSPSAAALINGTVSPAQYRSSSPTSHLASSLQERIQATTNAATTSVNAAFDEVEKTFNSCSAGYGTLKSLSSSASSSYQSIRSSASGSLYTSLRSPPNVTTAVTSSTMTVPVYSVINVVPESQLKKRSEVPPSIAVLLSPRKSIPSDMNVQSSFVRTLSPVKAPLYSPGIKSNAASPLSSSQEILKDVAEMKEDLIRMSAILQTEPNSTASKGFQSDSPKEVKIEDEEPYRIVEKVKQDLVKVSEILTKDSRKDGRISPARGSLDDIHFSKVQVEQPPSNWSYPPRYETVVSQARSKPIPDRDFNLSKVVDYLANDNSSFSKMHDTKQKADEGKREAEGKEKQKRVLKPTTAVQEHKLKMPPTTMRSSPSEKELSKVTDALFGGDTVLESPDDIFHEQDKSPLSDSGFETRSERTPSAPQSAEGTGPKTPFQDIPVPPVITETRTEVVHVIRSYEPEDDKQLAMEDVDTVRNIDSDFKKHHTPSLSTPDQNKCHSVKCSPDEDPMGKGMRVKEETHITTTTRMVYHKPPGKEAPSERCEETMSVHDIMKAFQSGKDPSRELAGLFEHKSGNEEVSQRFLEDINSKPKVERIIEVHIEKGSKAEPTEVIIRETKNHAEKDMYYYPGSRQDDEEPEESLPVYLESPRVSTPLSQEEDSRPSSAQLVADDSYKTLKLLSQQSVEFHEDESSELRGESYNFAEKMLLSEKFDQSHSDTEEYLRDRSRYHSPDRSTHVKARSPGPRTEYVFRSSRNVFDKSGRMANVDDNFDKLTLLQYSSEPGSPKQSVWMRVPDETQIKEREQSEYEDRVDRTVKEAEEKLSEVSQFFRDKTEQLNDELSSPEKKSRRPDFRESRSGPSSTQSSPERSPYRSGGSGEEWNRERLRDRFGPSDRKCSSLPSSPERRVLLQLSDNDPRKQGDGKLQGSVGDSPKSFQMSSSKVSAVRLKFEQEAQRQDRGSSGSQNQNPPIRKLQETRLPVYQMFSGSSFQKAPDSPANQRKCKETESNKSSPKHETSGKDQEENKSFKTWERQGYGQCKPQSPKLSNYSAQDSTKDCSSDSQRQETTKKIIYTEFVVRESPSTNDGLKKNSESQIPVRKSSNFSENHKSTSLKLDEPSERPGPHTPTLGRNRLHSSSESNRSTRGSSLGKSRVSSESSQSNVVCNGIDDDQVQYLDQATPVVVTEGFKDIKPLPVYVSIQVGKQYEKETSSGQLGTYKKIVSHESRTVHETRGAVYSVKQKQSPSPQGSPEDDTLEQVTFMDSSGKSPVTPETPSPEELSLTSRTPDSVIGFMTSMPSTIPEESEEEDGKTFIYKEPLKAKSKPASPENQSKKQEGERGKSKEKRVAYIEFPPPPPLEAEQCSAEKRSARTSSETETEMIEVNLQEEHDRHLLAEPIIRVQPPSPIPPGTDNSDSSDDESVFHPVPVKKYTFKMKEEGEKHQKHKKSEKNGTKESGVNGGKGEDAELEQNGNDQSITDCSIATTAEFSHDTDATEIDSLDGYDLQDEDDGLSEDPKTSSMSNDGKATDRSFNQSKLEVIEEEKCEEGGDNGKTKSGTSGAKASGEKKDYTLEGRHPDRKGFGENYFGYQIQDELNSTFKTVATKGLDFDPWSTKGVDNEGLFESKAKEEDPKPYSLSAEEKSQATTPDTTPARTPTDESTPTSEPNPFPFHEGKMFEMTRSGAIDMSKRDFVEERLQFFQIGEHSSDPITGEKGRGGKILGVPSSQSKTGERSTVDGKMTVVDTTLDSSTRPTTPATTAAKYNPAQPGSDIGCAVTDIPACEAIAETASSCTITASKVDSKLRTPIKMGIAASITVKKDSGDLADCKAELSEGQVVPEYISIKGQCSEKKSSSHSELRKENKDYPSENCNNNNNLESSSVQANYIQCGSLVFNLQSSSEPTLQKASRIETLCCKDKNEKVEVPSSSQVQEQKTETVKESEAKHPRSRLPVKSSGWSFHTQGTAIGKQKPKQAVAGEVRKRGEPVIAKVEPRSRIPVKDVKKSSPPATASLPVSVRITSHPVKTLNTGRAAIQLPTRQPQKDRHQLSSVTSEGASRQNRQDNPSELCKRTIEYFKDISGETLKLVDRLSDEEKKTQTEQSEEDSTSRSTSLSDASQPSQPSQPSRSSRSGRGSRAEAGAASVRAKVATTDRGSGSERSRRSRRTGGKEGSQGLTGSRTPPIAEIKPSPQSPCERTDLRMAIVADHLGLSWTELAREMNFTVDEINHIRLENPNSLTAQSFMLLKKWVSREGKNATTDALSEVLTKVNRMDIVTLLEGPIFDYGNISGTRCFADDNAVFRDQADDYQSILAELQSPATLQNTLHFLEPELPVTPNPSLAQHQHLHYPKPENSCNQPQFTDWSPVVDPCSKEPDSPPKSPPRPYELALPAPTFDFPDPLPPKVRKPHIALNDQLLLSEEEDRPFQEMEPTLKPRSQSFPTMCELDIDMAFSTSSPSLSSMSSITPLSPDRSCTGMRLGNTSDAAQQDIGQTGGQVEVKEEIEKVVEIVTAQLVERNGLVEKLVEQELIKNVERKCEMVAKDRSQLVEEGIILLKPKWSTEQDKDYVNEQYDDVRDGSRTAACEEEKAEDECNILMEHVSLIDKMVKEAVGQSLDVGKRVQVKEKMEDPKSELQSKDGQDICDTLEGATERQTLSDLSPQAWVEALEQLQPYESGSNEKNEKQRGREIPEEALGSLLKEVNKKGSEEKEEEDEKVTQSRNQERLEEVEHAEKNICSLSGWHSNSSSVNVEPPTPGRSVSSDLLDKQESQENSSESITSSSRAESGRSRPNGDNSKHSPQDASSDSSNGRKDGTPVSEKKVQVSVDSGSEEEQTVTTRIYRRRLIIKGEEAKNIPGESVTEEHYMDHDGNLISRKVIRKVIRRVSTPTPENQGGDRWHSDLHHSPTQQDYGLGMERGNADDRGTKSISSRDGFGLAGLQELR, from the exons ATGTGGCCGCCTCTCCTTCCTGAGAGAGCCCAAAACCACCAAAGGCCTTCCACAAACTGCCATATGCAATTTGAATATCACACTGCCAACCCACAAGAAG AAACAACTGATCGAAGCCCGCCGAGAACACAGCCTTCTGGCTACCCTGACAAACCTGTCTTTTCAACAAGATCTTATCAGGCGTGGTCGCCTGTTCCTGTCACCGGCCCTGGCCAAGCCAAGTCTGGGTTTGGCTCCCTCTCCAGCTCGTCATCAAACACGCCTTCTGCCTCTCCCTTAAAGTCTGTCTGGTCCATCAACTCTGCCTCTCCCATTAAGACCAACATCCCTGGATCACCTGCTTCCTCTGTCAAGTCAGTTAGTGACACAGCCTCTCCCATCCGATCCTACATATCCATTTCGTCTCCGATAAAAACTGTAATCCACCAATCCCAGTACCCTGTCCAGGTTACCCCCAGCCCCCTGGCTTCACCTGGTAAAAGTGCTTCAGACCCTTTGTCCATGAAAGGATTAGCAGCATTGACTTCTAGGACCCCTATAACGTCAACTGGAGGAGGAAGTCCTTATCTTGAGAGAACGTCAATGGGCCTGACCCCACCAACCTCTCCCAAATCTTCTCTCAGCATGTTCAGTTCTTCCCTGCCATATAAAACTATTTTGGGAAGTTCAACTGGTACAACTCCATCCTCCTCACCTATAAAAACAGTCCCTGGTCTTACATCTATGCGTTCCCTTGCGATGGATTCCACTGCTCCGGTAAGAAATCTATTCTCCTCCCTTTCATCACCTCTTAAATCCAGCAACTCTCCAAGTGCTGCCGCTCTGATTAATGGAACTGTGTCACCTGCACAGTACCGCTCTTCATCACCAACATCTCATCTCGCCAGCAGCCTGCAAGAAAGAATACAAGCAACCACCAATGCCGCTACAACAAGTGTTAATGCGGCCTTTGATGAGGTTGAAAAGACATTCAATTCTTGCTCTGCAGGTTACGGCACcctcaagtctttgtcctcatCTGCCTCCTCCTCATACCAGTCCATTAGGTCATCGGCTTCTGGTTCCCTCTATACCTCCCTGAGATCCCCTCCCAATGTCACCACTGCTGTAACTTCAAGTACAATGACTGTTCCAGTGTACTCTGTGATTAATGTGGTTCCAGAGTCCCAGTTGAAAAAGAGATCTGAGGTGCCTCCCTCAATTGCTGTCCTTCTGTCACCAAGAAAAAGTATTCCTTCTGACATGAATGTTCAGTCCTCCTTTGTCAGAACTCTGTCCCCTGTCAAAGCACCCCTGTATTCTCCTGGCATCAAATCCAACGCAGCATCACCATTATCATCCAGCCAAGAAATTCTGAAGGATGTCGCTGAAATGAAAGAGGACTTGATTAGAATGTCAGCCATTTTGCAGACAGAACCAAACTCTACAGCCAGCAAAGGGTTTCAGTCCGATTCTCCTAAAGAGGTTAAGATAGAGGATGAGGAGCCATATCGAATTGTGGAGAAAGTAAAGCAGGACTTGGTAAAAGTAAGTGAAATCCTGACCAAAGATTCCAGAAAGGACGGTAGAATTTCTCCTGCAAGAGGTTCATTGGATGACATACACTTCTCAAAAGTCCAAGTTGAACAGCCACCAAGCAACTGGAGTTACCCACCAAGATATGAGACAGTAGTTTCTCAAGCAAGATCAAAACCCATACCTGACAGAGATTTCAATCTGTCTAAAGTGGTTGACTACCTAGCCAATGATAATAGCTCTTTTTCCAAAATGCATGacacaaaacagaaagcagatgaaggaaaaagagaagcagagggtaaagaaaagcagaaacgAGTCCTCAAACCAACTACAGCAGTTCAGGAGCATAAGCTCAAAATGCCTCCTACAACCATGCGATCTTCCCCTTCAGAAAAAGAATTAAGTAAAGTGACTGATGCACTTTTTGGTGGAGACACTGTGCTGGAATCCCCTGATGACATATTCCACGAACAGGATAAAAGTCCTCTCTCAGACAGCGGGTTTGAAACCAGGAGTGAGAGGACTCCATCAGCTCCACAAAGTGCAGAAGGCACAGGTCCCAAGACTCCTTTTCAGGATATCCCAGTTCCACCAGTAATCACAGAGACTAGAACTGAAGTTGTGCATGTCATCAGAAGCTACGAGCCAGAGGACGACAAACAGCTTGCAATGGAAGATGTAGATACTGTTAGAAACATTGATTCAGATTTCAAAAAGCATCATACTCCCTCTCTGTCAACTCCAGATCAGAATAAATGCCATTCAGTAAAATGTAGCCCTGATGAAGACCCAATGGGAAAGGGAATGAGGGTAAAAGAGGAAACTCACATCACGACCACCACTAGGATGGTGTACCACAAACCACCTGGCAAAGAAGCACCATCAGAGAGATGTGAGGAAACTATGTCAGTGCATGATATCATGAAGGCTTTTCAGTCAGGAAAGGACCCTTCCAGAGAGCTAGCTGGACTGTTTGAACACAAGTCTGGCAATGAGGAGGTTTCACAAAGGTTTCTTGAGGACATCAACTCCAAACCCAAGGTTGAAAGAATAATTGAGGTTCACATAGAAAAGGGTAGTAAAGCAGAACCAACAGAAGTAAtaatcagagaaacaaaaaaccaTGCAGAGAAGGACATGTATTATTACCCAGGGAGTAGACAAGACGATGAGGAGCCTGAGGAGTCACTTCCAGTGTACCTTGAGTCCCCTAGAGTGAGTACACCTCTGTCACAGGAAGAAGACAGTCGTCCTAGTTCTGCTCAGCTAGTGGCAGATGACTcctataaaacattaaagttacTTAGCCAGCAATCTGTAGAGTTTCATGAAGATGAGTCATCAGAGCTTAGAGGAGAATCATACAACTTTGCTGAAAAAATGCTATTGTCTGAGAAATTTGATCAATCTCATTCAGACACTGAGGAGTATCTCAGAGATAGATCTCGGTACCACTCACCTGACAGAAGCACTCACGTAAAGGCTAGATCACCTGGGCCAAGGACAGAGTATGTATTTAGGTCATCAAGAAATGTCTTTGACAAATCAGGACGAATGGCTAATGTTGATGATAATTTTGACAAACTGACACTTTTGCAGTATTCCTCAGAGCCCGGTAGCCCAAAACAGTCTGTTTGGATGCGTGTGCCAGATGAAACGCAGATTAAGGAGAGAGAACAGTCTGAATATGAGGACAGAGTGGATAGGACTGTTAAAGAAGCAGAGGAGAAACTTAGTGAGGTATCTCAGTTTTTTCGTGATAAAACAGAGCAGCTAAATGATGAGCTGTCATCTCCAGAGAAGAAATCTCGCAGACCAGATTTCAGGGAATCCCGATCTGGGCCCAGTTCAACCCAAAGTAGCCCAGAAAGGTCACCATATAGGAGTGGGGGTAGTGGGGAGGAGTGGAACAGAGAGAGGTTAAGAGACAGATTTGGCCCTAGTGATAGAAAATGTTCCAGTCTACCCAGCAGTCCTGAAAGAAGAGTATTGCTCCAGTTAAGTGATAATGACCCAAGAAAACAAGGAGATGGAAAACTACAGGGAAGTGTTGGTGACAGTccaaaatcttttcaaatgtcttcctCCAAAGTTAGTGCAGTCAGGCTAAAATTTGAACAAGAGGCTCAGAGGCAAGATAGGGGAAGTTCAGGGAGTCAAAATCAAAACCCTCCAATCAGAAAGCTCCAGGAAACTAGACTACCTGTGTATCAGATGTTTTCTGGGTCTAGTTTTCAAAAAGCACCTGACAGTCCAgcaaaccaaagaaaatgcaaagagaCTGAGTCAAATAAGTCATCACCCAAGCATGAGACCAGTGGCAAAGATCAGGAAGAGAATAAGTCGTTCAAAACATGGGAGAGACAGGGGTATGGACAGTGTAAACCTCAGTCCCCAAAACTATCCAATTATTCAGCTCAGGATTCCACAAAAGATTGCAGTAGTGATTCCCAAAGacaggaaacaacaaagaaaataatctatACAGAATTTGTTGTCAGAGAAAGTCCAAGTACCAATGATGGGCTAAAAAAAAACTCGGAATCGCAAATTCCTGTAAGAAAATCGTCTAATTTTTCAGAAAACCACAAATCCACCTCTTTAAAATTAGATGAACCAAGTGAAAGACCAGGGCCTCATACCCCTACTTTAGGTAGAAATCGGTTACACAGTAGCTCTGAATCCAATAGGTCTACCCGTGGATCATCCTTAGGGAAATCCAGAGTCTCCTCAGAGAGTAGCCAGTCAAATGTAGTATGTAATGGCATTGATGATGATCAAGTACAGTACTTGGATCAAGCAACTCCTGTAGTTGTGACTGAGGGTTTCAAAGATATTAAACCCTTGCCAGTGTATGTCAGCATCCAAGTAGGAAAGCAGTATGAGAAAGAAACAAGTTCAGGGCAGCTGGGGACATACAAAAAGATTGTGAGTCATGAGAGCAGGACAGTGCATGAAACGAGAGGCGCAGTTTACAGTGTCAAGCAAAAACAGTCTCCTTCTCCTCAAGGAAGTCCAGAAGATGACACTTTAGAACAGGTAACTTTCATGGATAGCTCTGGGAAAAGCCCTGTAACCCCTGAGACCCCAAGCCCAGAAGAGCTGAGCCTGACATCCCGAACACCAGACTCTGTGATAGGTTTTATGACCAGCATGCCAAGCACTATCCCAGAGGAGTCTGAGGAGGAAGATGGAAAGACCTTCATCTATAAAGAGCCCTTAAAAGCAAAATCCAAGCCAGCCTCTCCAGAGAATCAAAGTAAAAAGCAGGAAGGAGAAAGAGGGAAGTCAAAGGAAAAAAGAGTTGCTTATATAGAGTTTCCGCCCCCTCCTCCATTAGAGGCCGAGCAGTGCAGTGCTGAGAAAAGGTCTGCACGTACTTCCtctgaaacagagacagagaTGATTGAAGTAAATCTTCAAGAAGAGCATGATAGACACCTTTTAGCCGAGCCTATCATTCGAGTCCAGCCTCCTTCTCCTATTCCCCCAGGGACTGATAACAGTGACTCTAGTGATGATGAGTCTGTCTTCCATCCCGTTCCTGTCAAAAAGTACACcttcaaaatgaaagaagaaggagagaagcatcaaaaacacaaaaagtcagAGAAAAATGGAACTAAAGAATCTGGGGTTAATGGTGGAAAGGGAGAGGATGCTGAATTggaacaaaatggaaatgatcagTCCATCACTGACTGTTCAATAGCAACAACTGCTGAGTTCTCCCATGACACAGATGCTACTGAGATTGACTCTTTAGATGGATATGATCTtcaggatgaagatgatggaCTAAGTGAAGACCCTAAAACATCAAGTATGTCCAATGATGGGAAAGCTACTGACCGTTCATTTAATCAGTCCAAGCTTGAAGTGATAGAAGAGGAGAAATGTGAGGAAGGAGGTGACAATGGAAAGACTAAAAGTGGCACATCTGGAGCCAAAGctagtggagaaaaaaaagactatacCCTTGAAGGAAGACATCCGGATAGGAAGGGCTTTGGGGAGAACTATTTTGGATACCAAATTCAAGATGAGCTGAATTCAACCTTTAAAACTGTTGCTACCAAAGGTCTGGACTTCGATCCGTGGTCAACAAAAGGGGTTGATAATGAAGGGCTTTTTGAGTCTAAAGCAAAAGAAGAGGACCCCAAACCTTACAGTTTGTCGGCTGAAGAAAAATCACAGGCTACAACACCTGACACAACCCCTGCTCGAACACCAACTGATGAGAGCACACCGACTAGTGAGCCTAACCCCTTCCCTTTCCATGAAGGGAAGATGTTTGAGATGACACGCAGTGGTGCTATTGACATGAGCAAGCGGGACTTTGTTGAAGAGAGGCTTCAGTTTTTCCAGATTGGTGAGCATTCCTCTGACCCTATAACAGGGGAAAAAGGGAGAGGGGGAAAGATCCTGGGGGTACCTTCCTCTCAGTCAAAAACTGGGGAGAGGTCCACAGTAGATGGAAAGATGACAGTTGTAGATACTACCTTAGACAGCAGCACTAGACCAACAACACCAGCTACAACTGCAGCGAAATACAACCCTGCACAGCCTGGCAGTGACATAGGTTGTGCTGTTACTGATATTCCTGCCTGTGAAGCCATAGCTGAGACTGCCTCTTCATGCACAATCACAGCCTCTAAGGTTGATTCCAAATTACGAACTCCTATTAAAATGGGCATAGCTGCCTCTATAACTGTGAAAAAAGACTCAGGGGATCTCGCAGACTGCAAAGCTGAGTTGTCAGAGGGTCAGGTGGTGCCAGAATACATTAGTATAAAGGGTCAGTGTTCAGAGAAAAAGTCTAGCAGTCATTCTGAgcttagaaaagaaaacaaagactaCCCATCTGAAAACtgcaacaacaataataaccTGGAATCCTCCAGTGTTCAGGCCAACTATATTCAGTGTGGCAGTTTAGTGTTTAATTTGCAGTCCTCCTCTGAGCCCACCTTACAGAAGGCTAGCAGGATAGAAACTCTGTGCTGTAAAGATAAGAACGAGAAAGTAGAAGTGCCCAGCAGCAGTCAGGTTCAAGAGCAGAAGACCGAAACAGTTAAAGAGAGTGAGGCAAAGCATCCCAGGTCAAGGCTTCCAGTCAAATCATCAGGCTGGTCATTTCACACACAAGGAACTGCCATTGGGAAGCAGAAACCCAAACAAGCAGTAGCAGGTGAGGTCAGGAAAAGAGGAGAGCCAGTGATTGCCAAAGTAGAGCCTAGATCAAGGATACCAGTCAAAGACGTTAAAAAGAGTAGTCCTCCTGCTACAGCTAGCTTACCTGTCTCAGTTCGTATTACCTCACATCCAGTAAAGACACTGAATACAGGGAGAGCAGCCATACAACTGCCCACAAGGCAACCACAGAAGGATAGGCATCAGCTCAGCAGTGTCACCAGTGAGGGAGCATCTAGACAAAACAGACAGGATAACCCTAGTGAACTTTGTAAGCGCACCATTGAATACTTTAAAGACATTAGCGGGGAGACGCTAAAGTTGGTGGACCGCCTGTCAGACGAGGAGAAAAAGACGCAAACAGAGCAGTCGGAGGAAGACAGCACCTCCCGAAGCACCTCTCTGTCGGACGCCTCCCAGCCTTCCCAGCCCTCCCAGCCCTCCCGCTCATCCAGGTCTGGTAGAGGTTCGAGGGCTGAGGCCGGGGCCGCGTCCGTAAGGGCAAAGGTGGCGACGACGGACAGGGGTTCCGGCAGTGAGAGGAGCAGAAGGAGTAGGCGGACTGGTGGGAAGGAGGGCAGTCAGGGACTCACAGGGTCTCGAACGCCTCCCATCGCGGAGATCAAGCCTA GTCCCCAAAGTCCTTGTGAGCGAACAGACTTGCGCATGGCTATCGTTGCAGATCACCTGGGGCTCAGCTGGACAG AGCTGGCTCGAGAGATGAACTTCACAGTGGACGAGATCAACCACATCAGACTTGAGAACCCTAACTCTCTGACAGCACAGAGCTTCATGCTACTTAAGAAATGGGTCAGTCGTGAAGGGAAAAATGCCACAA cgGATGCCTTATCTGAAGTGCTGACCAAAGTCAATCGGATGGATATTGTGACTTTGCTGGAGGGCCCAATATTCGACTATGGTAACATTTCAGGCACGAGATGTTTTGCCGATGATAACGCTGTTTTCCGGGATCAGGCTGATG ATTATCAGAGCATTCTAGCCGAGCTGCAGTCCCCTGCCACTCTGCAGAACACCCTCCACTTCCTGGAGCCTGAACTCCCTGTCACCCCCAACCCTTCCCTTGCCCAGCATCAGCATCTCCATTACCCCAAACCAGAAAACTCTTGCAATCAGCCTCAGTTCACAGATTGGAGTCCAGTTGTTGATCCTTGTAGTAAAGAACCAGACAGCCCACCTAAGAGTCCCCCCAGGCCTTATGAGCTTGCCCTGCCTGCCCCAACCTTTGATTTTCCCGACCCCCTTCCTCCTAAGGTCAGAAAGCCCCACATTGCTTTGAACGACCAGCTGCTTTTGAGTGAAGAGGAGGACAGACCTTTTCAAGAGATGGAGCCCACCCTCAAGCCCAGATCCCAGTCCTTTCCAACAATGTGCGAATTGGACATCGACATGGCGTTCTCTACCTCTTCGCCTTCGCTGTCATCCATGTCATCGATAACCCCATTGTCCCCTGATAGATCATGTACAGGTATGCGGTTGGGAAACACCTCAGATGCAGCACAACAAGATATAGGTCAGACAGGCGGTCAAGTGGAAGTGAAAGAAGAAATTGAGAAAGTGGTTGAGATTGTTACGGCGCAGTTGGTAGAGAGGAATGGATTAGTAGAGAAGTTGGTAGAACAGgaattgattaaaaatgtggaaagaaaGTGTGAGATGGTTGCAAAAGACAGGTCTCAGTTGGTGGAGGAAGGGATAATTTTGCTGAAACCGAAGTGGTCCACAGAGCAGGATAAAGATTATGTTAATGAGCAATACGATGACGTTCGAGATGGGAGTAGAACAGCAGCATGTGAGGAGGAGAAGGCTGAAGATGAATGCAATATCTTAATGGAGCATGTTAGTCTAATAGATAAAATGGTCAAAGAGGCTGTTGGTCAATCACTGGATGTTGGGAAAAGAGTACAAGTGAAGGAAAAAATGGAAGATCCTAAGTCAGAACTGCAGTCTAAAGATGGACAAGACATCTGTGACACATTAGAAGGGGCAACAGAACGCCAGACTTTGTCTGACCTTTCCCCTCAAGCTTGGGTTGAAGCGCTTGAGCAACTGCAGCCCTATGAGTCTGGATCCAATGAGAAAAATGAgaagcagagaggcagagaaaTTCCAGAGGAGGCATTAGGATCTCTGTTGAAGGAGGTGAATAAAAAAGGCtcagaggagaaggaggaggaggacgaaaAGGTGACTCAATCCAGGAATCAGGAGAGACTAGAAGAGGTtgaacatgcagaaaaaaacatatgttcACTTTCAGGATGGCACAGCAACTCATCCAGTGTCAATGTTGAGCCGCCAACTCCAGGCCGCAGTGTCAGCTCAGACTTACTCGACAAGCAGGAAAG TCAGGAAAACTCTAGTGAGTCTATCACCTCCTCATCTAGAGCTGAATCAGGGAGGTCCAGACCTAATGGTGATAACTCAAAGCACTCACCTCAGGACGCCTCATCAGACTCCTCTAACGGCAGAAAAGACGGGACGCCAGTGTCGGAGAAAAAAGTGCAG GTTAGTGTAGATTCTGGTTCAGAGGAAGAACAGACTGTAACCACCAGAATCTACAGGCGGCGTCTCATTATAAAG GGAGAAGAAGCAAAAAACATCCCAGGCGAGTCTGTGACAGAGGAGCACTACATGGACCACGATGGTAACCTCATCAGTAGAAAA GTGATCAGGAAGGTAATTCGGCGAGTCTCAACTCCCACTCCAGAAAACCAAGGAGGTGACAGGTGGCACAGTGACCTCCACCACAGTCCCACTCAGCAGGATTATGG